A window of the Gemmatirosa kalamazoonensis genome harbors these coding sequences:
- a CDS encoding Nramp family divalent metal transporter, whose product MKRLMEVALGMVTGIGGFLEAGSIATAAQAGADFGYTLLWAVALGTLSLIVLLEMSGRLALVSQRPLADAIRERFGINYFIVPLVIGLAVSLLVLASELGGVALAVEMVTGIPFRWWALPVALVGWALLWKGTFGKLEKGTALLGLVSIAIAVAAKKLHPDWGAVGAGLVPTAPRHERAHYWFLAVSIVGASISPYLYYFYSAGVIEEKWDLSFLNTNRITAALGNTLGGALAGAVLVVAVLVFSPRGIHVDAIQQLGVMLTPALGRVGFVCMVGAIGVNCFGATVEIALACAYLLAQALGWEWSEDAKPREHARFSVTYTVAIVLAAVPIALGVDVLKLTNFSMALTAASLPVTVLPLLVLMNDPRLLHKHRNGWLGNLAIGAIAVMSLVLLVVTIPLQILGGG is encoded by the coding sequence ATGAAGCGACTGATGGAGGTCGCCCTCGGCATGGTCACCGGCATCGGGGGCTTCCTCGAGGCCGGGTCGATCGCCACCGCGGCGCAGGCGGGCGCGGACTTCGGCTACACGCTGCTGTGGGCCGTCGCGCTCGGAACGCTCTCGCTCATCGTCCTGCTCGAGATGTCGGGACGGCTCGCGCTCGTGAGCCAGCGCCCGCTCGCCGACGCGATCCGCGAGCGGTTCGGCATCAACTACTTCATCGTACCGCTCGTCATCGGGCTCGCGGTGAGCCTGCTCGTGCTCGCGTCGGAGCTCGGCGGCGTCGCGCTCGCGGTGGAGATGGTCACCGGGATCCCGTTCCGCTGGTGGGCGCTGCCGGTGGCGCTCGTCGGCTGGGCGCTGCTGTGGAAGGGAACGTTCGGGAAGCTGGAGAAGGGGACGGCGCTCCTCGGCCTCGTGTCGATCGCCATCGCGGTCGCGGCGAAAAAGCTGCACCCCGACTGGGGCGCCGTGGGCGCCGGGCTCGTGCCGACGGCGCCGCGCCACGAGCGCGCGCACTACTGGTTCCTCGCCGTCAGCATCGTCGGCGCGTCGATCAGCCCCTACCTCTACTACTTCTACTCGGCGGGGGTGATCGAGGAGAAGTGGGATCTCAGCTTCCTGAACACGAACCGCATCACGGCCGCGTTAGGCAACACGCTCGGCGGCGCGCTCGCCGGGGCGGTGCTCGTCGTCGCGGTGCTCGTGTTCAGCCCGCGCGGGATCCACGTCGACGCGATCCAGCAGCTCGGTGTCATGCTCACGCCGGCGCTCGGGCGCGTGGGGTTCGTGTGCATGGTCGGCGCGATCGGCGTGAACTGCTTCGGCGCGACCGTGGAGATCGCGCTCGCCTGCGCCTACCTGCTCGCGCAGGCGCTCGGCTGGGAGTGGTCGGAGGACGCGAAGCCGCGCGAGCACGCGCGCTTCAGCGTCACGTACACGGTCGCCATCGTGCTCGCCGCGGTGCCGATCGCGCTCGGCGTCGACGTGCTGAAGCTCACGAACTTCTCGATGGCGCTCACCGCGGCGAGCCTGCCGGTGACGGTGCTGCCGCTGCTCGTGCTCATGAACGACCCGCGGCTCCTCCACAAGCACCGCAACGGCTGGCTCGGCAACCTCGCGATCGGCGCGATCGCCGTGATGTCGCTCGTGCTGCTCGTGGTGACGATCCCGCTCCAGATCCTCGGCGGAGGCTGA
- a CDS encoding four helix bundle protein → MAEGDSFRDLRVWQEAQMLARDVNRVVRAFPPTHADLADQMRRAARSVHANIAEGNGKSSRRDYVRLLYDSRASLQEVESDVEALRDTDLATAADVAQMHTRARHVGVLLNALIRSLKPPPNS, encoded by the coding sequence ATGGCAGAAGGGGACTCGTTCCGCGATCTGCGCGTGTGGCAGGAGGCGCAGATGCTCGCCCGCGACGTCAACCGCGTCGTCCGCGCGTTCCCGCCCACCCACGCTGACCTCGCCGACCAGATGCGGAGGGCCGCCCGGTCGGTGCATGCGAACATCGCCGAGGGCAACGGCAAGTCGTCGCGGCGAGACTACGTGCGCCTGCTGTACGACTCGCGCGCCTCGCTGCAGGAAGTGGAGAGTGACGTCGAAGCGCTTCGCGACACCGACCTCGCGACTGCGGCGGACGTCGCCCAGATGCACACCCGCGCGCGCCACGTCGGCGTCCTTCTGAACGCGCTGATTCGTTCCCTCAAGCCGCCGCCTAACAGCTGA
- a CDS encoding DinB family protein: MTRIVAAVVLALPSLAAAQASPGVTAAREAWRQMTTYITRAAEQMPEADYAYRPIATVRTFGQMIGHVAGAQRVFCAAALGDPEPREDAIEKSATTKAALVQALKASTTYCERAYALTDAQAAGRASSMGDAGTKLTFLAENATHNAEHYGNIVTYMRMKGMVPPSSQPRSQ, translated from the coding sequence ATGACGCGCATCGTCGCCGCCGTCGTCCTCGCCCTCCCCTCCCTCGCCGCCGCCCAAGCCAGCCCCGGCGTGACCGCGGCCCGCGAGGCCTGGCGGCAGATGACCACCTACATCACGCGCGCCGCCGAGCAGATGCCGGAGGCCGACTACGCGTACCGTCCCATTGCCACCGTGCGCACGTTCGGTCAGATGATCGGCCACGTCGCCGGCGCGCAGCGCGTCTTCTGCGCCGCCGCGCTCGGCGACCCCGAGCCGCGCGAGGACGCGATCGAGAAGAGCGCGACGACGAAGGCCGCGCTCGTCCAGGCGCTGAAGGCGTCCACCACGTACTGCGAGCGCGCCTACGCGCTCACCGACGCCCAGGCGGCCGGGCGCGCGAGCTCCATGGGCGACGCCGGCACGAAGCTGACCTTCCTCGCCGAGAACGCGACGCACAACGCGGAGCACTACGGCAACATCGTGACGTACATGCGCATGAAGGGCATGGTGCCGCCGTCGAGCCAGCCGCGATCGCAGTGA
- a CDS encoding ATP-binding cassette domain-containing protein has protein sequence MALLGLKDVSIAFGGPPLLDHANLAVERGERVCLLGRNGAGKSTLMKILDGTQPPDEGEVVRQSGATVARLEQDVPHDVGGTIYDVVASGLGDVGRLLARYHEASHAVAVASAESARDAALREMDRLHHQLDAANAWQIQTRVETVIEHLGLDADLPFASASGGRKRQTLLARALVSEPDVLLLDEPTNHLDVDAIEWMERFLVERGLTLLFVTHDRAFLRRLATRVVELDRGQLVSWAGDYDTYLDRKAAALESETRANEELDKRIAREAVRLRSSITARRTLNEGRARLLDQLRADRAARRDREGSVRLQTLEAERSGKLVIEAKGVSFARGARPIVRDLTTTILRGDRVGIIGPNGSGKTTLLRLLLGELPPDAGTIRLGTGLEVAYFDQLREQLDAERAVFDTIADGADWITLGGARKHVLSYLQDFLFSPERARTPVRALSGGERNRLMLARLFTRPFNLLVMDEPTNDLDLETLDLLEERLQEFGGTLLLVSHDREFLDDVVTSTLVLEGGGVVGEYVGGYTDWVRQRAPTAVPNAAPKRPAPPAPPPPRERDRKRKLTFKETHELAALPERIDALERERDTLYASMADPAFLRDGGAVASAKARLDAIDGELADALARWEELETIAAQH, from the coding sequence CGTCTCCATTGCGTTCGGCGGCCCGCCGCTGCTGGATCACGCGAACCTCGCGGTCGAGCGCGGCGAGCGCGTGTGCCTGCTCGGACGCAACGGGGCCGGCAAGAGCACGCTGATGAAGATCCTCGACGGCACGCAGCCGCCGGACGAAGGGGAGGTCGTGCGGCAGAGCGGCGCGACGGTCGCACGGCTCGAGCAGGACGTGCCGCACGACGTCGGCGGCACGATCTACGACGTCGTCGCGTCCGGGCTCGGCGACGTCGGCCGGCTGCTCGCGCGCTACCACGAGGCGAGCCACGCGGTCGCGGTGGCGTCGGCCGAATCGGCGCGCGACGCGGCGCTGCGGGAGATGGATCGGCTGCACCATCAGCTCGACGCGGCGAACGCGTGGCAGATCCAGACGCGGGTCGAGACGGTGATCGAGCACCTGGGTCTCGACGCCGACCTGCCGTTCGCGAGCGCGTCGGGCGGACGCAAGCGGCAGACGCTGCTCGCGCGCGCGCTCGTCAGCGAGCCCGACGTGCTGCTGCTCGACGAGCCGACGAACCACCTCGACGTCGACGCGATCGAGTGGATGGAGCGGTTCCTCGTCGAGCGCGGGCTCACGCTGCTGTTCGTGACGCACGACCGCGCGTTCCTCCGCCGCCTCGCGACGCGCGTCGTGGAGCTCGACCGCGGGCAGCTCGTGAGCTGGGCCGGCGACTACGACACGTACCTCGATCGCAAGGCGGCCGCGCTCGAGAGCGAGACGCGGGCGAACGAGGAGCTGGACAAGCGCATCGCGCGCGAGGCCGTACGTCTCCGCTCGTCGATCACCGCGCGCCGCACGCTGAACGAGGGGCGTGCCCGGCTGCTCGACCAGCTCCGCGCCGACCGCGCGGCGCGCCGCGACCGCGAGGGGAGCGTGCGGCTCCAGACGCTGGAGGCGGAGCGCTCCGGGAAGCTCGTCATCGAGGCGAAGGGCGTCAGCTTCGCGCGCGGCGCACGGCCGATCGTGCGCGACCTCACCACGACGATCCTGCGCGGCGACCGCGTGGGGATCATCGGGCCTAACGGCTCCGGCAAGACGACGCTGCTGCGCCTCCTCCTCGGCGAGCTCCCGCCCGATGCCGGCACGATCCGGCTCGGCACGGGCCTGGAAGTCGCGTACTTCGACCAGCTCCGCGAGCAGCTCGACGCCGAGCGCGCGGTGTTCGACACGATCGCCGACGGCGCCGACTGGATCACCCTTGGCGGCGCGCGGAAGCACGTGCTGTCGTACCTGCAGGACTTCCTGTTCTCCCCCGAGCGCGCGCGCACGCCGGTCCGCGCGCTCTCCGGCGGGGAGCGCAACCGGCTCATGCTCGCGCGGCTGTTCACGCGCCCGTTCAACCTGCTGGTGATGGACGAGCCGACGAACGACCTCGATCTCGAGACGCTCGACCTGCTCGAGGAGCGCCTCCAGGAGTTCGGTGGCACGCTCCTGCTCGTGAGCCACGACCGCGAGTTCCTCGACGACGTCGTCACGAGCACGCTCGTGCTGGAGGGGGGCGGCGTCGTCGGCGAGTACGTCGGCGGCTACACCGACTGGGTGCGGCAGCGCGCGCCGACCGCGGTGCCTAACGCCGCGCCGAAGCGCCCCGCCCCACCCGCGCCGCCGCCGCCGCGGGAGCGCGACCGCAAGCGCAAGCTCACGTTCAAGGAGACGCACGAGCTGGCGGCGCTGCCCGAACGGATCGACGCGCTGGAGCGGGAGCGCGACACGCTGTATGCCTCGATGGCCGACCCCGCGTTCCTGCGCGACGGCGGCGCGGTCGCGTCGGCGAAGGCGCGGCTCGACGCGATCGACGGGGAGCTGGCGGACGCGCTGGCGCGGTGGGAGGAGTTGGAGACGATCGCGGCGCAGCACTGA